CTACATCATCTTGTCTTAAAATTTTTATATCCATTACTTCTGCTATTTTTTTTGCATCTGTTGTTAAGTCAGATGTTGTAATTATCCATAAATCAGTTAAATTATGTCTAGATTTTGCGCTAGCTAGTTGATTTATTGGTTCAGTTCCTACTCTATTTTTCCAATATTTAGCTTGAACCCCGATTCTACGTATACCTCCCTCAACTTGAGGTATTGTTAAAATTAAATCAGCGCCACCATCGCCTTTTCCTTTTTTTCCAATTTTTTCAACTTTTGAGCCATCCAATTTGAAGACATAATATAAAAACCATTCAAATTTATCGTAATCGTAGTATTCATTATTCATTAATTCTTCAAAACTATTTGGAAATAAAAAATCGATTTTTTCTGTTTGTCTAAGTAAATCTTTTAATAATCCCATACTGATACATGTCTATCTTTCAATATAGACAATCACCTTTCTTATTTATATATATTATTTAATATTAAATTATGCAATAACCCTTTATTTCTCTTTTTAATTTCTTCTTATATCATCTAAATACTTCAATATATTCGCATAAACCAACAATGAAATCAAACCACTTATAGATCCAATCAATAAAATTGCCCCTGTTCCATCTGGTTCTCTATCGCCAATCATTACAAGTCCCATAATAAACATAAAAGTAAAGCCTACCCAGGCAATAATTTTAATGATTAAAGGAAACATACTTTCTTTAAGTTCTGATTTACGTTGTTCCCGACTCATTTTTTCATATTCAAGATGAAGTGCATAAAGTCTATCAAGTTCTTCATCATCCATATCTTCATATTTGTAACGTCTAACAATTTTAACATTATCATTTTGTGTTACTTCTTCATAAGGATAATCTTTAATATTTGCTCCATCCTGGCAATAAATCTTTTCTAACTTCAAGCTAGCATATTTAATCCCTTTAATTTTTTGATTCAAATCTTGTTCAGTTTTGTTCATTTTTAAAATCTCCTTTATTATTTTAATTTTATATTATCTTAATTATCATATATATGAAATATAACAGGTTGACTCAATCCACCACCAGATACTTCAAGCGTATTTTCATCTAACCAAACCCAATCATATGCATCCGGATTCCCAGAAACACAATAATCAATACAGTACCAATACTTACTATCCTCTAAATAAGTAGCAAACAAAAAGTTTTCTTTTATATATAGATCATGATGTGATACTAAAAAAGACTTTTCTTCAACTAATAGAAAATCTATCGTCTGAGGTTCATCAAAACTTACCAGTGAAACGTATTTGTCATCAAGTCCAAAAAGAATACCATGAATACCCATGATAAGTATGACTACAAAACTAACTAATCCAGTTAAAAACAGATTAGTTTTAAATTCATAATATGATATTAATTTTAAGAATAATTTTAGGATAGCAGGATATATAAAGAATGCATAAATGATAAATCGATAAGATAAATATAAGATTAATGTCCATCCTGTAATCCATTGTATGATCATGATGAGTAAAAATATAGATCCGAAAATTATCAAATATAGTTTGATTATTTTATCTATAGTTTCTTTTATATGATCTGGTATATATAAAAATAAATATAAGAAAACAATAACCTCAAAAAAGTAGGCTAGGATTGCGACTATGACAATACGAGAATCACTATAATTTCCAGTTGTGATTTTAAGCGTCAAAAAAACCATAAGTGATAAAAATATTATATTTAAAACAACCAACATTTTTTTCATTAAAAAAGCCCCCAGCTGTTATCTATGATAATATTTTATCACTTAATACGCTTGAGGGCAATTATATATTCAAACTTATGTAGTTTTTAATACTGCTTTTTTTCTTTTAATCATATATTTATGAACTTCATAATATATTTTTAATACAAAATATGTAATAAATAATATTAAATACAACACTAAGTTTATTGCTTTACTATAATTTAGGATCAAATGAATAAACAATAAGATATAAACGATATAAGCTAAAGACTGTAATAACTTCCAACTACTAACCTTCATCTTTTTTCTAATGACTTGAAATGATGTAATAAATAATGGAATCATAATCACAAATGAAATAAGCCCAAACCATTCAATAGATCTTGTGCCATCAAGAAACTGGAGTATATACTTTAATGCATGCGGGCTAATCACGATAAATCCTATAATAGAATATTCTCTTCTTAATCCCATAAACTTAATTCTTAACTTATGCTTCTTAGGTAGAGCTCCAGTAATCATAACGATATAAAAGAAACTTAATCCTAAAAATCCTTGAACAAACGGCAACGCAATTGTCTTATCTTTTAGAACAAAAGCTATACCGGAAATAATAACTGCGACGATATAAATCTTTATATTGTGCTTTCTAATAAATGGACCAGCAAATAATGCTAGTAATGTTAATATTGCTAAAAATGCTACGACTATCATTTTTTATTCTCCTTGTGTGTTTAATATGTCTAAATAACTTTTTAAATATTTCATCTTTTCATCATACCCTAATTGATGATATACAGGTCTTTCTTCCATAATGGCATATCTAAGCAATAATCCAACAATCATCTGTCCAAATGATATAGGGTCCATATCAAGATGATGATGCTTTACATAAAGCGATATCTTATAAATCACTTGATTAGATATGATCTTAGGAAATGCTAAATCCTCAGGTAGTTTATGAGATAGCGTTTCTCGTATCAACATTTTGATTACATCAATTTGACTAGATATAATGGTTAATTTTTCATCTAATAATTCACTAATAAAATCTGATAAACTCAATTCTAAATGAGGTTTTAAATCTTTATCTATAGATGTACCCATCGCTTTTTTAATCGATAAAATAAATAAGTTGTCTTTAGTCTTGAAATGACGAAACAATGTCATCTCAGATACACCTGCTTTTTTCGATATATCCAATGTGGTTGCTGATGTATATCCTTTTTCAGTAAATACCTCTAAGCTGGCATCTAAAATTAAATCTCTTGTATCTCTCATATCCTCACCATCTTTCTTAATTAGAAACAAAATATCTTCTATACTTCTTTATAAATGTTAGTGACCACTATCATATGATACAACAAAATCTTTCGAATGTAA
The sequence above is drawn from the Mariniplasma anaerobium genome and encodes:
- a CDS encoding ferric reductase-like transmembrane domain-containing protein gives rise to the protein MIVVAFLAILTLLALFAGPFIRKHNIKIYIVAVIISGIAFVLKDKTIALPFVQGFLGLSFFYIVMITGALPKKHKLRIKFMGLRREYSIIGFIVISPHALKYILQFLDGTRSIEWFGLISFVIMIPLFITSFQVIRKKMKVSSWKLLQSLAYIVYILLFIHLILNYSKAINLVLYLILFITYFVLKIYYEVHKYMIKRKKAVLKTT
- a CDS encoding TetR/AcrR family transcriptional regulator translates to MRDTRDLILDASLEVFTEKGYTSATTLDISKKAGVSEMTLFRHFKTKDNLFILSIKKAMGTSIDKDLKPHLELSLSDFISELLDEKLTIISSQIDVIKMLIRETLSHKLPEDLAFPKIISNQVIYKISLYVKHHHLDMDPISFGQMIVGLLLRYAIMEERPVYHQLGYDEKMKYLKSYLDILNTQGE